From one Desulfobaculum bizertense DSM 18034 genomic stretch:
- a CDS encoding aminopeptidase, which yields MSTDKLTSETRSCWDVYAEDRKEMDALAERYIDFLSTCKTERETVDYMVEKALEAGFKLDDDSSDKVVKIMRGKSMFLARRGKKPLSEGVRLLGAHCDAPRLDFKQHPVYEECNIGLAKTHYYGGIRKYQWFARPLALHGVIVKQDGEVVKINIGEDASDPVFTVLDLLPHLAYEQVEKKLAKAFDAEKMNIVLGHAPAEKDGDDDKELIKKQILVLLNKKYGIVEEDFYSAEIQVVPAGPARTVGLDGSLIGSYGQDDRICVFTGYEALMGEEQPEHTQIVLFWDKEEIGSDGSTGAKSMFFEYCMQDLLDAWEPKTPLRKVLLNTKAVSADVHGGLDPDYQEVHEKRNAALVGHGPVFCKFTGHRGKYSANDAHAEFVGWIRKVMNDSNIPWQMAELGKVDLGGGGTVAKYLAVYGMDIIDFGPAILAMHSPFEIASKADVYATMRAYQAFLRS from the coding sequence ATGAGCACTGACAAGCTGACCTCTGAAACCCGCAGCTGCTGGGACGTTTATGCAGAGGACCGGAAAGAAATGGACGCCCTTGCTGAGCGCTATATTGACTTTTTGAGCACCTGCAAGACTGAGCGCGAGACTGTCGACTACATGGTCGAAAAAGCCCTCGAAGCTGGCTTTAAGCTTGATGACGATTCCAGCGACAAGGTTGTCAAAATCATGCGCGGCAAGAGCATGTTCCTTGCCCGCCGTGGTAAAAAGCCCCTGTCCGAAGGCGTTCGCCTGCTCGGCGCTCACTGCGACGCTCCCCGCCTCGACTTCAAGCAGCACCCTGTCTACGAAGAATGCAACATTGGCCTTGCCAAGACCCATTACTACGGTGGCATTCGCAAGTATCAGTGGTTTGCCCGCCCGCTGGCCCTGCACGGCGTGATCGTCAAGCAGGACGGCGAAGTCGTCAAAATCAACATCGGCGAAGATGCTTCTGATCCGGTGTTCACCGTGCTCGACCTTCTGCCGCACCTCGCCTATGAGCAGGTCGAAAAGAAGCTCGCCAAGGCTTTTGACGCCGAAAAAATGAACATTGTGCTGGGCCACGCCCCCGCAGAAAAAGACGGCGACGACGACAAGGAACTCATCAAGAAGCAGATCCTCGTTCTGCTGAACAAGAAATACGGCATTGTTGAAGAAGATTTTTACAGCGCAGAAATTCAGGTCGTTCCCGCTGGTCCCGCACGCACTGTCGGTCTCGACGGCTCCCTGATTGGCTCCTACGGACAGGACGACCGTATTTGTGTCTTCACCGGCTACGAAGCCCTCATGGGTGAAGAACAGCCCGAGCACACGCAGATCGTACTCTTCTGGGACAAGGAAGAAATCGGCTCCGATGGCTCCACCGGCGCTAAGAGCATGTTCTTTGAGTACTGCATGCAGGACCTTCTCGATGCATGGGAACCCAAGACCCCGCTTCGCAAGGTTCTCCTCAACACCAAAGCCGTTTCTGCCGACGTTCACGGTGGTCTCGATCCCGACTATCAGGAAGTTCACGAGAAGCGTAACGCCGCTCTCGTCGGTCACGGTCCCGTGTTCTGCAAGTTCACCGGCCATCGCGGCAAGTATTCCGCCAACGACGCCCACGCTGAGTTTGTCGGCTGGATTCGCAAGGTTATGAACGACAGCAACATCCCGTGGCAGATGGCAGAGCTGGGCAAGGTCGACCTCGGCGGTGGCGGCACCGTCGCCAAGTATCTCGCCGTCTACGGCATGGACATCATTGACTTCGGCCCCGCGATCCTCGCCATGCACTCACCCTTTGAGATCGCGTCCAAGGCTGACGTCTATGCAACCATGCGCGCCTATCAGGCATTTTTGAGAAGCTAG
- the selA gene encoding L-seryl-tRNA(Sec) selenium transferase yields MSNLFRHLPSMDSVLDALSGHSSLAELPRPMLRELVTSFLDSLRQDIRSGAIQSEDELQLKALLPGLIAFVRAQSRPHFRRVLNGTGVVIHTNLGRSILAPEAMSAVADACANYSNLEFDLETGERGSRYSHVEQLLCKLTGAEAALVVNNNAAAVMIVLGTLAQGREVIVSRGQLVEIGGSFRIPDVMEKSGARLVEVGATNRTHPQDYEQAITENTGALLRVHCSNFRIIGFTKEVHAEELVQIGRRHNIPVFEDLGSGSLSHFYGGELDEPTVQETVAAGVDVVSFSGDKVLGGPQAGIIVGRREYIERIKHNPLNRAMRIDKMTLAALEATLRLYLDENSVKAKVPTLRMISATAEELEQRADVLSSLVAERYPQLSVSTAPGQSRVGGGSFPERNLPTTLVRIATPQGQHVDALRTALLNTTPPLVGRIEDNKFCIDPRTLRDDEFELLAEVLGEALDAMPLSS; encoded by the coding sequence ATGTCCAATCTTTTTCGACACCTGCCGTCAATGGATTCCGTGCTGGACGCCCTCTCTGGGCATTCAAGCCTTGCAGAACTTCCTCGCCCCATGCTGCGTGAGCTGGTCACCAGTTTCCTGGACAGCCTGCGTCAGGACATCCGCTCTGGAGCCATTCAGTCCGAGGACGAACTCCAGCTCAAAGCCCTGCTTCCGGGACTCATCGCCTTTGTGCGTGCCCAGTCCCGCCCACATTTCCGCCGGGTACTCAACGGAACAGGCGTTGTTATCCACACCAACCTCGGCCGCTCAATTCTGGCACCCGAAGCCATGTCTGCGGTTGCCGATGCCTGTGCGAACTACTCCAATCTCGAATTTGATCTCGAAACAGGCGAACGCGGCTCCCGCTACAGCCATGTCGAACAGCTCCTGTGCAAGCTGACAGGAGCAGAGGCCGCACTCGTCGTCAACAACAACGCCGCGGCGGTCATGATCGTCCTCGGAACCCTTGCACAAGGCCGAGAAGTCATTGTCTCCCGTGGGCAGCTTGTGGAAATCGGTGGGTCTTTCCGCATCCCTGACGTGATGGAAAAAAGCGGTGCCCGGCTTGTCGAGGTCGGCGCAACCAACCGCACGCATCCTCAGGATTATGAGCAGGCAATCACAGAAAACACAGGAGCACTCCTGCGGGTCCACTGTTCCAATTTCCGGATTATTGGCTTCACCAAAGAAGTTCACGCCGAGGAACTGGTACAGATTGGACGCAGGCACAATATTCCAGTTTTTGAAGACCTCGGCAGTGGCAGTCTTTCCCATTTTTATGGAGGCGAACTGGACGAACCCACTGTGCAGGAAACCGTGGCCGCTGGTGTCGATGTTGTCTCTTTCTCTGGCGACAAGGTCCTTGGCGGCCCTCAGGCTGGCATCATTGTTGGTCGTCGCGAATACATTGAACGCATCAAGCACAACCCGCTGAACAGGGCCATGCGCATCGACAAAATGACGCTGGCCGCTCTCGAAGCAACCCTTCGGCTCTATCTTGACGAAAACAGCGTCAAAGCCAAGGTTCCCACCCTGCGCATGATTTCTGCCACAGCAGAAGAACTTGAACAGCGAGCAGACGTGCTGTCCTCGCTTGTGGCAGAGCGTTACCCACAGCTCAGCGTCAGCACTGCACCGGGCCAGTCCCGTGTTGGTGGCGGTTCTTTCCCAGAGCGCAATCTGCCGACCACGCTTGTGCGCATTGCAACGCCACAAGGCCAGCATGTTGACGCCCTGCGGACGGCTCTCCTCAACACCACGCCCCCGCTCGTGGGGCGCATAGAAGACAACAAATTCTGCATTGACCCACGCACCCTGCGCGATGACGAATTTGAACTTCTTGCAGAGGTTTTGGGTGAGGCTCTGGACGCCATGCCTTTGAGTTCTTAA
- a CDS encoding FmdB family zinc ribbon protein, whose amino-acid sequence MPLYEFECEKCGHQFEELASLNSDATPTCPECGGQSHKLMSTGALHIEAASPLDRKPDAKFHDNMNKAMKRRAVAAAACPGKKNGSCSGCTNC is encoded by the coding sequence ATGCCTCTTTACGAATTTGAATGCGAGAAATGCGGACACCAGTTTGAAGAGCTGGCGTCCTTGAATAGTGATGCGACTCCGACCTGCCCTGAGTGTGGCGGCCAGAGCCATAAACTGATGTCGACGGGAGCGCTGCACATTGAGGCTGCGAGTCCTTTGGACAGAAAGCCTGATGCCAAGTTCCATGACAACATGAACAAGGCCATGAAGCGGAGAGCAGTTGCTGCTGCGGCATGCCCGGGCAAAAAAAACGGAAGCTGTTCAGGCTGCACAAACTGCTAG
- a CDS encoding radical SAM protein: protein MSETQFYPPESGIYYGLDRPAAEEWGGRLPVALVFPGPSRLGLSTLGWQVVWKLLQDEPGIIVERFFWEGGDEEPRAYDSGRPLSDFPVISFSLNFEEEYRAMVQMLDRANIPVRSADRGDWPIIIAGGPLSFMNPAPVAPAVDLFWVGEAEAGFPKIISDCVDYVFGGKSRADYLADHVGMDGAYIPGLSKDPVRRVLAGSERELPEPGHSCFVTQESEFRDMFLLEVNRGCPYGCRFCAAGYVYRPPRHAQVDVLKRAVERVNPGKVGLVGTALTDWPDLMPFLHWLQDRGTKFSLASLRYDGLTDDMLTFLRRTGTRSVTLALEGASHRIRKAINKNLKEDVFLDAVSRISKLQFNHLKLYLIAGWPDETEADYDELGEFLKEIRAAIDAGKGKKKTGVGHVTIGVSSLVPKPWTPFQWAPMATEEHLNKVMKKLKSVVKPIKGFQVRVDKPAPARLQGLLARGDEKVFDLIEMSACQGLSWKKALRAWDGDMSAYLDRERGADEAFPWECIETGVNRSFLRREWERYKAVQASPLCGKAPCKKCNACGMGSWLYDRPEKD from the coding sequence ATGAGCGAGACACAGTTCTATCCGCCAGAATCTGGCATCTATTATGGCCTTGACCGTCCTGCCGCTGAAGAGTGGGGTGGACGGCTTCCCGTTGCCCTTGTTTTTCCCGGACCTTCACGCCTTGGGCTTTCTACCCTTGGCTGGCAGGTGGTGTGGAAGCTTCTTCAGGATGAGCCGGGCATTATTGTTGAACGGTTTTTCTGGGAAGGTGGCGACGAAGAGCCGCGTGCCTATGATTCTGGGCGTCCGCTTTCAGATTTCCCGGTCATCTCCTTTAGCCTGAACTTTGAAGAAGAGTATCGGGCGATGGTGCAGATGCTGGACCGGGCGAACATCCCTGTGCGTTCTGCCGATCGTGGCGACTGGCCGATTATTATTGCCGGTGGTCCGCTGTCCTTCATGAACCCTGCGCCTGTTGCTCCTGCCGTTGACCTGTTTTGGGTTGGCGAGGCCGAAGCTGGTTTCCCCAAGATTATTTCTGACTGTGTCGACTATGTCTTTGGTGGCAAGAGTCGCGCAGACTACCTTGCCGATCACGTGGGCATGGATGGCGCCTACATTCCTGGCTTGTCCAAGGACCCTGTTCGTCGTGTTTTGGCTGGCTCCGAGCGTGAACTTCCTGAGCCGGGCCACTCCTGTTTTGTGACGCAGGAATCAGAATTTCGTGACATGTTTCTGCTCGAAGTCAATCGCGGCTGCCCCTATGGCTGTCGTTTTTGTGCGGCAGGTTATGTCTATCGTCCGCCCCGTCATGCACAGGTTGATGTGCTTAAGCGGGCTGTCGAGCGTGTGAACCCCGGCAAGGTTGGCCTTGTGGGAACTGCGCTCACGGACTGGCCGGACCTGATGCCATTCCTGCACTGGTTACAGGATCGTGGCACCAAGTTCTCTTTGGCCTCTCTTCGCTATGATGGCTTGACTGACGACATGCTGACCTTTCTTCGGCGGACGGGTACCCGTAGTGTGACCCTCGCCCTCGAAGGAGCAAGCCATCGTATTCGCAAGGCGATCAACAAGAATCTCAAGGAAGATGTTTTTCTTGATGCTGTTTCGCGCATCAGCAAGCTTCAGTTTAATCATCTCAAGCTGTATCTGATTGCAGGGTGGCCGGATGAAACAGAGGCGGATTATGACGAGCTGGGCGAATTCCTCAAGGAAATTCGAGCGGCAATTGATGCCGGAAAGGGCAAGAAAAAGACCGGAGTCGGGCACGTCACCATTGGCGTGAGCAGTCTGGTCCCCAAGCCGTGGACACCTTTCCAGTGGGCACCGATGGCAACCGAAGAGCATCTGAACAAGGTGATGAAGAAGCTCAAGAGTGTTGTGAAGCCTATCAAGGGATTTCAGGTGCGTGTGGACAAGCCTGCTCCTGCTCGTTTACAGGGCCTTTTGGCTCGTGGTGACGAGAAGGTTTTTGATCTCATTGAGATGTCAGCCTGTCAGGGACTGAGCTGGAAAAAGGCGCTCCGGGCCTGGGATGGCGATATGTCCGCCTATCTCGATCGAGAGCGTGGCGCTGACGAAGCCTTCCCCTGGGAGTGCATCGAAACAGGCGTGAACCGGTCCTTCCTCCGGCGGGAGTGGGAGCGCTACAAAGCAGTACAGGCGTCGCCTCTCTGCGGGAAAGCTCCCTGCAAAAAGTGCAACGCCTGTGGAATGGGGTCCTGGCTGTATGATAGGCCAGAAAAAGACTAG